A genomic stretch from Sphingobacterium sp. ML3W includes:
- a CDS encoding SGNH/GDSL hydrolase family protein, protein MSTNRRSFIKKSIIGAGLLTGANLLGNEAYAHEDSFKSSKISLNDEDVILFQGDSITDVGRDRNNRNPNDTKALGQGYALLATSELLNKYAAKKLKVYNTGISGNRVPDLQKRWAEDTLAFKPTVLSILIGVNDFWRTIDRGAKTTVEEYKSQYQQLLHETLQKLPNVKLIIGEPFAIKGVGHITDAWYPKFLAYQETARNVAKEFNAILLPYQKIFDNAQKTAPGAYWAADGVHPTLAGAQLMAAAWMDCIK, encoded by the coding sequence ATGAGCACAAACCGCAGATCATTTATCAAAAAAAGTATCATTGGCGCCGGTCTTTTGACTGGAGCCAATTTATTGGGCAACGAAGCTTATGCCCATGAAGATAGTTTCAAATCTTCAAAAATAAGTTTGAATGACGAAGATGTCATCCTATTTCAGGGGGATTCCATTACGGATGTAGGCCGCGATAGGAATAACAGAAATCCCAATGACACCAAAGCCCTAGGTCAGGGGTATGCCTTGTTGGCCACAAGCGAATTATTGAATAAATATGCCGCAAAGAAACTGAAGGTCTATAATACTGGGATTAGTGGCAATCGTGTTCCCGACCTTCAAAAACGTTGGGCGGAGGATACATTGGCATTCAAACCAACAGTATTAAGTATCTTGATCGGCGTAAATGATTTTTGGCGAACGATAGACCGCGGCGCCAAAACGACCGTTGAAGAATATAAATCGCAGTACCAGCAATTGTTGCATGAGACACTACAAAAACTTCCGAATGTTAAACTGATTATTGGAGAACCTTTTGCTATAAAAGGTGTAGGCCATATCACGGATGCTTGGTACCCCAAATTTTTAGCCTATCAAGAGACTGCACGTAATGTTGCGAAAGAATTCAACGCGATACTCCTTCCCTATCAAAAAATCTTTGATAATGCCCAAAAGACTGCCCCAGGAGCCTATTGGGCAGCGGATGGTGTGCACCCTACTCTAGCTGGAGCACAATTAATGGCAGCAGCCTGGATGGACTGTATCAAATAG
- a CDS encoding aspartate aminotransferase family protein: MLSNRELFLMNTAQTSSSPRLVEVVKAEGVYLYGPNGEEYMDLVSGFNVSNIGHRHPKVLEAIKAQLDQYLHVTVYGEFVQAPQVQFATELLAELPTNFQSVYLTNSGAEAVEGSMKIAKKYTGRRQIIAAKKAYHGSTQGALSLIGNDDYRKAYAPLLPEIDFITFNDPQDLTKITTETAAVILEAIQGEAGVRVPDIAYMQAVRKRCDETGTLLIFDEIQTGFGRTGKLFAFEHFGIVPDILMLAKGIGGGMPLGAFVAAKEVMDVIKDNPMLGHITTFGGHPVSCAAARASLAVIKSEKLVEQVAHKANLFREKLSHPAIKEIRGQGLMMCLQLDNFEQVYNVSKYCAEHGVMIDWYLHCETALRVAPPLTITEAEIEKACNIIIKGLEKYA; this comes from the coding sequence ATGCTAAGCAATAGAGAATTATTTTTGATGAACACTGCTCAAACCTCTAGCTCACCTAGGTTGGTTGAAGTGGTTAAGGCCGAGGGTGTCTACCTTTATGGGCCAAATGGGGAAGAATATATGGATCTTGTCTCCGGTTTTAATGTGAGTAATATCGGACATCGTCACCCCAAGGTACTCGAAGCAATAAAGGCTCAGCTCGATCAGTATTTGCATGTCACTGTTTATGGTGAATTTGTACAAGCCCCTCAAGTCCAGTTTGCAACAGAATTACTTGCGGAATTACCTACAAATTTTCAATCAGTATACCTGACCAACAGTGGTGCGGAAGCTGTCGAAGGGTCTATGAAAATAGCCAAGAAATATACTGGACGGAGACAGATTATCGCTGCAAAAAAGGCCTACCATGGAAGTACACAGGGTGCACTTAGCCTTATTGGAAACGATGATTATCGTAAGGCTTATGCCCCACTCCTTCCAGAAATAGACTTTATTACGTTTAATGACCCGCAAGACTTAACGAAAATTACAACTGAAACAGCCGCTGTGATCCTAGAGGCTATTCAAGGAGAGGCTGGTGTCAGGGTCCCAGATATAGCCTATATGCAAGCGGTAAGAAAACGTTGTGACGAAACTGGCACCCTTTTAATTTTCGATGAAATCCAGACTGGTTTTGGTCGTACAGGAAAACTGTTTGCCTTCGAACATTTCGGTATTGTACCTGATATACTGATGTTGGCCAAAGGCATTGGTGGCGGTATGCCATTGGGCGCCTTTGTTGCCGCTAAAGAAGTAATGGATGTCATTAAAGACAATCCAATGTTGGGTCATATCACCACATTCGGAGGACATCCCGTGAGCTGTGCTGCCGCACGTGCATCGCTCGCAGTGATCAAATCCGAAAAACTGGTTGAACAGGTAGCCCATAAGGCCAACTTATTTAGGGAAAAGCTCAGTCATCCAGCAATTAAAGAAATCCGGGGCCAAGGCCTTATGATGTGCTTACAATTGGACAACTTTGAGCAGGTTTATAACGTCAGTAAATACTGTGCAGAGCATGGTGTTATGATTGACTGGTATCTTCACTGTGAAACAGCACTTCGCGTGGCTCCACCATTGACCATTACGGAAGCTGAAATTGAAAAAGCCTGTAACATCATTATAAAAGGTTTGGAAAAGTATGCTTAA
- the thrC gene encoding threonine synthase translates to MKFYSTNNKTLAVSFKDAVFNSLPADKGLYMPEQIPQLDPLFIKNIQQYSLQEIALEVASTLLGNDIPKPDLKKIVDEAINFEAPVKFLNNSTAVLELFHGPSYAFKDFGARFMSRIMGYFSKADDKLLDVLVATSGDTGGAVALGFLGVEGTRVTILYPKGKVSEVQELQLTTNGQNIRALEVDGTFDDCQALVKQAFNDGELNQTLRLTSANSINIARLIPQTFYYFYAYAQLRSQGINEVVFTVPSGNFGNIGAGLLAYKMGLPVKHFVAATNVNDTVPRFLSSGQYEPKPSVQTLSNAMDVGDPSNWVRIQDLFAANLAELKAMLSSYTFTDEETKVGMDKLVKDANYIACPHTAIAWLGAQAYAKEYPGTYASVFLSTAHPCKFPDAIDADVFAKIVLPDGAEALQGKEKLAEPLAVNFEAFKRYLINHN, encoded by the coding sequence ATGAAATTTTACAGTACAAATAATAAGACATTAGCTGTTTCTTTTAAAGATGCAGTGTTTAATTCGCTGCCAGCGGATAAAGGGTTGTATATGCCCGAGCAAATTCCGCAATTGGATCCATTGTTTATCAAAAATATACAACAATATTCCCTACAGGAAATTGCTTTGGAGGTTGCTTCAACTCTTTTGGGCAATGATATTCCTAAACCAGATCTAAAGAAGATTGTTGATGAAGCGATTAATTTTGAGGCACCCGTAAAATTCCTGAACAACAGTACAGCTGTTTTGGAGCTATTTCACGGGCCTTCTTATGCCTTTAAGGATTTTGGAGCCCGGTTTATGAGCCGTATCATGGGGTATTTTTCTAAAGCCGACGATAAGTTGCTGGACGTACTTGTCGCAACTTCTGGTGATACAGGAGGGGCTGTAGCCTTAGGTTTCTTAGGGGTAGAGGGAACTCGCGTTACAATATTATACCCCAAAGGCAAAGTCTCCGAGGTGCAGGAGCTTCAGTTGACTACAAATGGGCAAAATATACGCGCATTAGAGGTAGATGGTACATTTGACGACTGTCAGGCACTTGTGAAGCAGGCTTTTAATGATGGGGAACTCAATCAGACTTTGCGGTTAACATCGGCCAATTCAATTAATATTGCCCGATTGATCCCACAGACCTTTTATTACTTTTATGCCTACGCGCAACTAAGATCCCAAGGGATCAATGAAGTCGTATTTACTGTGCCAAGTGGTAATTTTGGGAATATTGGGGCAGGTTTATTGGCTTACAAAATGGGGCTTCCTGTCAAACATTTTGTGGCAGCGACAAATGTCAACGATACAGTACCACGATTCCTTTCTTCGGGACAATATGAGCCTAAACCTTCTGTTCAGACATTGAGTAATGCTATGGATGTTGGAGACCCAAGCAACTGGGTACGGATTCAGGATCTTTTTGCAGCTAATCTAGCGGAGTTAAAAGCTATGCTCTCTTCTTATACCTTTACTGACGAGGAAACAAAAGTTGGGATGGATAAGCTTGTTAAAGATGCAAATTATATCGCCTGTCCTCATACTGCCATTGCTTGGTTGGGAGCACAAGCCTATGCGAAGGAATATCCAGGTACTTACGCTTCGGTATTCTTATCGACGGCACATCCTTGTAAATTTCCGGATGCAATAGATGCTGATGTATTTGCAAAAATTGTATTGCCGGACGGTGCAGAAGCGTTGCAGGGAAAAGAAAAATTAGCGGAACCTTTGGCGGTAAACTTCGAAGCGTTCAAAAGATATCTAATCAACCATAACTAA
- a CDS encoding transketolase: MSADINKLEQIASQVRRDIVRMVHACQSGHPGGSLGCTDYFVALYFNAMKRNPSFDMDGKGEDLFFLSNGHISPVFYSTLAHAGYFEVSELATFRKINSRLQGHPTTHEGLPGIRIASGSLGQGLSVAIGAAQAKRLNKDNNLVYVLMGDGELQEGQVWEAAMYAPHNKIDNLIATVDYNNAQIDGSTDQVLSLGDLRAKWEAFGWDVMEVTKGNDMASVVAGLEEAKSRTGKGKPVVILLHTEMGKGVDFMMGSHKWHGVAPNDEQLASALNQLTETLGDY, translated from the coding sequence ATGAGTGCAGATATTAACAAACTAGAACAAATTGCATCACAAGTAAGACGTGATATCGTACGTATGGTACACGCTTGTCAATCAGGACACCCAGGTGGTTCTTTAGGTTGTACAGATTACTTTGTGGCGCTTTATTTCAATGCAATGAAACGTAATCCTTCCTTTGATATGGATGGAAAAGGAGAGGATTTATTCTTCTTGTCAAACGGACACATTTCACCTGTATTTTACAGTACATTGGCACATGCGGGTTATTTTGAAGTAAGCGAATTGGCGACATTCAGAAAAATCAATTCCAGACTACAGGGTCACCCAACGACACACGAAGGTCTTCCAGGCATCCGTATTGCGTCAGGATCTTTGGGTCAGGGATTATCCGTTGCTATCGGTGCCGCACAGGCAAAAAGATTGAATAAAGACAATAATCTAGTTTATGTATTAATGGGTGATGGTGAATTGCAGGAAGGCCAGGTTTGGGAAGCTGCAATGTATGCGCCACACAACAAGATTGACAACTTGATTGCGACTGTTGATTATAATAATGCACAGATAGACGGATCGACAGATCAGGTGCTGTCATTAGGCGATCTTCGTGCAAAATGGGAAGCTTTTGGCTGGGATGTGATGGAAGTGACTAAAGGAAATGATATGGCTTCAGTAGTTGCGGGCTTAGAAGAAGCAAAATCACGTACCGGAAAAGGTAAACCAGTGGTTATCTTATTGCACACAGAGATGGGAAAAGGTGTTGATTTCATGATGGGTTCTCATAAATGGCACGGTGTTGCTCCAAATGACGAACAATTGGCGTCGGCATTGAATCAACTTACTGAAACTTTAGGAGATTACTAG
- a CDS encoding class I SAM-dependent rRNA methyltransferase — MKSVYLNKGKDKAAWQLHPWVFSGAIKSLSDKIEDGEIVGVYNAEREFIAYGLFHNSSRVAIRLLEWNPQAQIDADWWRTRIQKAVAARQHLLQEGITNTVRLIFAEADFLPGLIADKYADFISIQVHSVGVEKVKDIIIAELNMLLNPTGIYERSDLKSREHEGLPDTNGLLSGEVPPEFVDVIENGLHYKVNIIDGQKSGFYCDQRENRLLTAQYVINKKVLDCFCYSGGFTLNSLKAGASEVVSVDSSALAIETLEKNVAENGFEPSRHKAILSDVNKQLRKFVDEGEKFDLIVLDPPKYAPSRSALERASRAYKDLNRRGLMLLNSGGLLATFSCSGAMDMDTFKQVLAWAALDAGKEIQFIRQFHQPEDHPVRASFPEGEYLKGLLVRVL, encoded by the coding sequence ATGAAATCAGTTTATTTGAATAAGGGTAAGGATAAAGCTGCCTGGCAATTGCATCCTTGGGTATTTTCTGGAGCAATTAAATCATTGTCCGATAAGATTGAAGATGGCGAAATTGTAGGGGTTTACAATGCCGAGCGTGAGTTTATTGCGTATGGATTGTTTCACAATAGTTCGCGGGTGGCCATCCGTTTACTGGAATGGAATCCACAAGCTCAGATTGATGCGGATTGGTGGCGCACCCGTATTCAAAAGGCGGTGGCAGCTAGACAACATTTGCTGCAGGAAGGCATTACCAATACCGTTCGTTTGATTTTTGCCGAGGCAGACTTTCTTCCTGGATTAATTGCGGATAAGTATGCTGATTTTATTTCTATTCAGGTCCATTCTGTAGGAGTAGAAAAAGTTAAAGATATCATTATTGCGGAGCTAAATATGTTGCTAAATCCTACTGGAATTTATGAGCGGAGTGATCTGAAATCTCGTGAGCATGAGGGCCTACCAGATACAAATGGTCTTTTGTCGGGAGAGGTACCACCTGAATTTGTGGACGTCATCGAAAATGGCCTTCATTATAAGGTAAATATCATTGATGGGCAAAAATCAGGTTTCTATTGTGACCAACGTGAGAATAGGTTATTGACAGCGCAGTATGTTATCAATAAAAAGGTATTGGATTGTTTCTGTTATTCTGGTGGATTTACATTGAACAGCTTAAAAGCTGGTGCAAGTGAAGTTGTGTCCGTAGATAGCTCTGCGTTGGCGATTGAAACTCTTGAAAAAAATGTAGCCGAAAACGGATTTGAGCCAAGTCGGCATAAAGCGATATTGTCTGACGTCAATAAGCAATTGCGTAAGTTTGTAGATGAGGGTGAAAAATTCGATTTGATAGTCTTGGATCCTCCAAAGTATGCACCTTCCCGTTCAGCTTTGGAAAGAGCGTCACGGGCTTATAAAGATTTAAATCGTCGGGGTTTAATGCTGTTGAATAGCGGTGGGTTATTGGCGACATTCTCATGTTCTGGAGCGATGGATATGGACACCTTTAAACAGGTGCTTGCCTGGGCCGCATTGGACGCAGGTAAAGAGATACAGTTTATTCGACAATTCCATCAACCCGAAGATCATCCTGTTAGGGCCTCCTTTCCAGAGGGAGAATACCTCAAAGGACTGTTGGTACGCGTATTATAA
- a CDS encoding MFS transporter, whose protein sequence is MIKEKETRPIFSILFAVSMVHLLNDLIQAVIPATYPLLKEEHHLSFSQVGMITLVYQIAASIFQPVVGSFTDKHPVPYSQIIGMSFSLVGMLLFSQAHSYAWILFSVFLVGIGSSIFHPESSRVAYMASGGRRSMAQSIFQIGGNAGTALAPIIVAFLVLPRGQQAIAWMCLFTIVGQFISYYIGTWYKRRLANVSRSTKRNIRVPDLPNSRIVATVIILLLLIVSKYFYIASITNYFQFYTMKKFGINEVEAQVYLFYFLIAVAVGTLLGGAFGDRFGRKYVIWFSVLGVAPFALALPYVGLTMTGILIVIIGLILSSAFPAIIVYAQELLPKKLGMVSGLFYGFAFGMGGIGSAVLGWQADHTSIEFIYHLCSYLPLIGVVAYFLPNLQKTPYKEI, encoded by the coding sequence ATGATCAAAGAAAAAGAAACTAGACCTATTTTTTCTATTTTGTTTGCCGTGAGTATGGTGCACCTGCTGAATGATCTTATTCAGGCTGTAATTCCTGCCACATACCCTTTATTAAAAGAAGAGCATCACTTGAGTTTTTCTCAGGTGGGGATGATTACATTAGTATATCAGATTGCCGCTTCAATTTTTCAGCCTGTTGTAGGCTCATTTACGGACAAACATCCTGTTCCATATTCACAGATTATCGGTATGTCCTTTTCGCTTGTAGGCATGTTGTTGTTTTCCCAGGCACATAGCTATGCATGGATATTGTTCTCCGTTTTTCTCGTTGGGATCGGATCCTCAATTTTCCATCCGGAGTCCTCACGTGTGGCTTACATGGCCTCAGGTGGCAGAAGGAGTATGGCACAGTCCATTTTTCAGATCGGTGGGAATGCAGGGACAGCTCTAGCACCTATTATAGTTGCTTTTCTGGTCTTACCTCGAGGGCAGCAGGCTATTGCTTGGATGTGCTTATTTACAATTGTTGGCCAGTTTATTTCCTATTATATCGGCACTTGGTATAAGCGTCGTCTTGCAAATGTTTCGAGATCAACAAAAAGGAATATTCGTGTTCCAGATCTTCCCAATTCACGTATTGTCGCAACTGTCATTATCCTATTGTTGTTAATCGTTTCTAAATATTTCTATATCGCAAGTATTACTAATTATTTTCAGTTTTACACGATGAAAAAATTTGGCATCAATGAGGTGGAGGCACAGGTTTACTTGTTTTATTTTCTGATCGCCGTTGCGGTTGGCACCTTATTAGGGGGAGCATTTGGGGATCGTTTTGGAAGGAAATATGTGATTTGGTTCTCCGTTTTAGGCGTAGCTCCCTTCGCTTTGGCCTTACCCTATGTTGGTCTTACAATGACCGGGATACTGATTGTGATCATCGGATTAATATTGTCATCCGCTTTTCCTGCAATTATTGTATATGCACAGGAGTTATTGCCTAAGAAGTTGGGTATGGTCTCTGGTTTGTTTTATGGATTTGCATTTGGCATGGGAGGGATCGGGTCTGCCGTACTCGGATGGCAGGCAGATCATACATCCATCGAATTTATTTACCATCTGTGTTCGTATTTACCCTTAATCGGTGTCGTCGCCTATTTTCTTCCTAATCTACAGAAAACGCCCTATAAAGAGATTTAG
- a CDS encoding RNA polymerase sigma factor, whose protein sequence is MDDALIIAKFAEESTREEAFRLLLKKYQQKIYWHVRRMVIDHDDADDVVQDIFVKVWKNLGNFREDSQLYTWLYRIATNECITFLNKKKQKQNVSLDDDTTAYLAETLADGNYFNGDKAQMKLQQALLTLPEKQKLVFNMKYFEDMKYEEISNVLGTSVGALKASYHLAVKKIEAFFNNHD, encoded by the coding sequence ATGGATGACGCTTTAATTATAGCAAAATTCGCCGAAGAAAGTACGCGAGAAGAAGCTTTCCGTTTATTGTTGAAAAAGTATCAACAAAAGATTTATTGGCATGTGCGAAGAATGGTAATCGATCATGATGATGCAGATGATGTCGTTCAGGATATTTTCGTCAAAGTATGGAAGAATCTCGGGAACTTCCGTGAAGACTCACAATTGTATACTTGGCTATATCGAATTGCAACAAACGAATGTATTACATTCTTAAATAAAAAAAAGCAAAAGCAGAACGTGTCGTTGGATGACGACACGACTGCTTACTTAGCAGAAACACTTGCGGATGGCAATTACTTTAATGGCGACAAAGCTCAAATGAAATTGCAACAGGCTTTATTAACATTGCCAGAGAAACAGAAATTAGTTTTCAATATGAAATATTTTGAAGACATGAAGTATGAAGAGATTTCTAATGTATTAGGCACAAGTGTTGGTGCATTAAAAGCATCTTATCATTTGGCAGTAAAAAAAATAGAGGCTTTTTTTAACAACCACGATTAA
- a CDS encoding glycoside hydrolase family 3 N-terminal domain-containing protein yields the protein MPNQSKRFLFVATFSVIHFYSFAQDKSVYHKDWIDFNKNGKKDIYEDPKQSIVSRVEDLLSQMTTQEKANQTVTLYGYGRVLKDEQPTAAWDNDIWKHGLANIDEMLNSLAYNKSAKSSFSYPFSRHAVALNNVQKWFIEHTRLGIPVDFTNEGIHGLNHDRATPLPAPINIGSTWNTRLVRDAGEIVGREAKYLGYTNVYAPILDVSRDPRWGRVVETYGENPFHIAEMGKQAVLGIQQNGVASTLKHYAVYSVPKGGRDGNARTDPHVGFREMHELHLYPFKRVVKEAKPMGIMSSYNDYDGVPVSSSKYFLQDLLRKDYGFEGYIVSDSEALEFISSKHHVAADYKDAIRQALEGGLNVRTNFDPPSTYLTPLMELINQGGLDMNVLDQRVREVLTVKFKLGLFDHPLIDNTTLADKKIHTQADEDISLQVNRESIVLLKNEQQLLPIDVSKYKRILVTGPMAEATNYTTSRYGPSNNPITTIKDGIIEYAKGKAVQVNYTKGVDVVDKNWPESEIIPTDLSKEEIENMTAGVRLGNESDLIIAVMGESEREVGESRSRSDLNLPGKQRDYLRKLKETGKPIVLVLVNGRPLSVNWENKYLPAIVETWFLSGQSGHVVADMLFGEYNPSGKLSISFPKSVGQIEMNFPTKPAAQAGQPGVGPNGWGNSRVVGFLYPFGYGLSYTDFQFSNLRLNKKQIRPTDSLTVTVDVQNIGKRKGAEVVQLYVKDVVSSVTTYEMDLRGFEKIELNPGEKKSVQFSILPAHLELLDQYNKWTVEPGEFEIFIGNSSANLPLKDSFDVTKE from the coding sequence ATGCCTAATCAATCTAAACGTTTTCTGTTTGTTGCGACATTTTCCGTAATACACTTCTATTCTTTTGCTCAGGATAAATCCGTTTACCATAAAGATTGGATTGACTTCAACAAAAATGGTAAAAAGGATATTTATGAAGATCCCAAACAATCCATAGTAAGTCGGGTGGAAGATCTGTTGAGTCAGATGACAACGCAGGAAAAGGCCAATCAGACCGTTACACTCTATGGTTATGGAAGAGTATTGAAAGATGAACAGCCTACCGCAGCTTGGGACAACGACATTTGGAAACATGGATTGGCTAATATAGACGAAATGTTAAATAGTCTTGCCTATAATAAGTCCGCAAAAAGTTCTTTTTCTTATCCATTCAGCCGCCATGCTGTTGCATTGAATAATGTACAAAAGTGGTTTATCGAACATACCCGGTTGGGCATTCCAGTTGATTTTACCAATGAGGGAATACACGGTCTCAACCATGATCGGGCGACGCCATTACCGGCTCCGATTAATATTGGAAGCACCTGGAATACTAGATTGGTGAGAGATGCCGGTGAAATAGTGGGGAGAGAAGCGAAATATTTAGGATATACCAATGTCTATGCCCCGATTCTGGATGTCTCCCGAGATCCAAGATGGGGACGTGTTGTGGAAACTTATGGTGAAAATCCCTTTCATATCGCAGAAATGGGTAAACAGGCTGTATTGGGTATTCAGCAAAATGGTGTTGCGTCAACGTTGAAACATTATGCCGTCTATTCTGTACCTAAAGGAGGGCGAGATGGAAATGCGCGGACAGATCCGCATGTTGGTTTTCGTGAAATGCATGAACTTCATTTATACCCATTTAAACGGGTTGTCAAAGAGGCCAAACCAATGGGTATCATGAGTAGCTACAATGACTATGATGGTGTACCAGTCTCGTCAAGTAAATATTTTCTGCAAGATTTGCTACGGAAGGATTACGGGTTTGAAGGATATATCGTTTCGGATAGTGAGGCGTTGGAGTTTATCAGCAGTAAACATCATGTTGCTGCAGACTATAAAGATGCAATACGGCAAGCTTTAGAGGGAGGACTCAATGTCCGGACGAATTTCGATCCACCGAGTACGTACCTGACACCATTGATGGAACTTATCAACCAAGGCGGGCTTGATATGAACGTATTGGATCAACGTGTTCGAGAGGTATTGACTGTTAAGTTTAAATTAGGATTATTTGATCATCCGCTTATCGATAACACAACATTGGCTGACAAGAAAATCCATACACAGGCAGATGAAGATATTTCCCTACAAGTGAATAGAGAATCCATTGTTTTGCTTAAGAATGAGCAGCAGTTATTACCTATAGATGTCAGTAAGTATAAGCGGATTTTGGTGACAGGCCCTATGGCCGAAGCAACGAATTATACAACAAGTCGCTATGGTCCATCCAATAACCCAATTACAACCATTAAGGATGGTATTATCGAATATGCTAAAGGGAAAGCAGTTCAAGTAAACTACACAAAAGGGGTGGATGTTGTCGATAAGAACTGGCCCGAAAGTGAGATTATTCCAACAGACCTTTCTAAAGAGGAAATCGAAAACATGACTGCAGGTGTACGCCTAGGGAACGAGTCTGATTTGATTATTGCTGTCATGGGAGAGTCGGAACGTGAAGTTGGAGAAAGCCGGTCTCGCTCAGATCTCAATCTACCGGGTAAACAACGTGATTACCTAAGGAAGTTAAAAGAAACAGGAAAGCCCATCGTTCTGGTACTCGTTAATGGACGTCCATTGTCTGTCAATTGGGAAAATAAATACTTGCCTGCCATTGTCGAAACTTGGTTTCTAAGTGGTCAATCTGGACATGTTGTAGCAGATATGTTATTTGGTGAGTATAATCCGAGCGGAAAGCTTTCGATTTCATTTCCTAAATCTGTTGGACAGATCGAAATGAATTTCCCGACCAAGCCTGCGGCACAAGCGGGGCAACCCGGTGTTGGTCCCAATGGCTGGGGAAATAGTCGGGTTGTTGGATTTCTTTATCCGTTTGGTTATGGCTTAAGTTATACCGATTTTCAATTTTCAAATTTGCGTCTGAATAAAAAGCAGATTCGACCAACAGACTCGCTGACAGTTACCGTGGATGTACAGAATATCGGAAAAAGAAAAGGAGCAGAGGTCGTTCAACTTTATGTCAAGGATGTTGTTTCTTCTGTAACAACTTACGAGATGGATCTGCGCGGTTTCGAAAAAATCGAATTAAATCCCGGTGAGAAAAAGTCTGTCCAGTTTTCAATTTTACCGGCTCACCTTGAGTTGTTGGATCAATACAATAAATGGACTGTAGAGCCTGGGGAATTTGAAATCTTTATTGGAAATTCATCCGCTAACCTACCATTGAAAGATTCATTTGATGTGACTAAAGAGTAA
- a CDS encoding transketolase C-terminal domain-containing protein produces the protein MKKYTYTESKDTRSGFGAGLLEAGKQNENVVALCADLIGSLKMNDFIKEFPERFFQIGIAEANMMGIAAGLTIGGKVPFTGTFANFSTGRVYDQIRQSIAYSGKNVKIAASHAGLTLGEDGATHQILEDIGLMKMLPGMTVINPCDFNQTKAATIAAAKFEGPVYLRFGRPVVPNFTPADQEFVIGKAILLNEGTDVTIIATGHLVWEAIQAGEKLAELGINAEIINIHTIKPLDEEAILKSVAKTKCVVTAEEHNRLGGLGDSVAQVLAKELPSPQEYVAVNDSFGESGTPAQLMEKYGLNADAIVAAAQKVIKRK, from the coding sequence ATGAAAAAATATACTTACACAGAGTCAAAAGATACACGTTCAGGTTTCGGAGCTGGCTTATTGGAAGCTGGAAAACAAAATGAAAATGTAGTAGCATTATGTGCTGATTTAATCGGTTCATTGAAAATGAACGATTTTATCAAAGAATTCCCAGAACGCTTTTTCCAAATCGGTATTGCTGAAGCAAACATGATGGGCATCGCGGCAGGACTTACTATTGGTGGTAAAGTTCCTTTCACAGGTACATTTGCCAACTTCTCTACAGGTCGTGTTTATGACCAAATCCGTCAATCTATTGCGTACTCGGGTAAAAATGTAAAAATTGCTGCTTCTCATGCAGGATTAACCTTGGGTGAAGATGGTGCTACACACCAAATTTTGGAAGATATCGGATTGATGAAAATGTTACCTGGAATGACTGTAATTAACCCTTGTGACTTCAACCAAACAAAAGCCGCAACTATTGCGGCAGCGAAATTTGAAGGTCCGGTTTATTTACGTTTTGGTCGTCCGGTAGTTCCTAACTTTACTCCAGCTGATCAAGAATTTGTCATCGGAAAGGCAATCTTATTGAATGAAGGTACAGATGTAACCATCATCGCTACGGGCCACTTGGTATGGGAAGCCATCCAAGCGGGTGAAAAATTAGCAGAATTGGGTATCAACGCCGAAATCATCAATATCCATACGATCAAACCGTTGGACGAAGAAGCGATCTTGAAATCAGTTGCTAAAACGAAATGTGTCGTGACTGCTGAGGAGCACAACCGTCTTGGTGGATTGGGCGACAGCGTTGCACAGGTATTAGCCAAAGAATTGCCTAGTCCGCAAGAATATGTAGCGGTAAACGATAGTTTTGGCGAATCAGGTACTCCAGCACAACTCATGGAAAAATACGGTTTGAACGCTGACGCGATCGTTGCTGCGGCTCAGAAAGTAATCAAAAGAAAATAA